A section of the Pedobacter sp. HDW13 genome encodes:
- a CDS encoding ROK family protein, whose protein sequence is MTTNKYVLGVDIGGSHITAAVMDMESRLILEDSYTRCRIDAHGKPATIINNWKAAIDLAYGKAGLEIDKIGIAMPGPFDYENGISHIAGNDKYEAFYGLNVKEMLAGALGIEAGNILMKNDAACFLAGEMFAGAVKDYANVIGITLGTGLGSAVAAYGNTRDANLWCSSFQDGIAEDYLSTRWFLKRYYQLTGVNIIDVKSLTELYDESETIRTIFDEFSQHLAAFLMLFLQDTEADVIVLGGNISNAWPRFLPNVLKAFKANSIEVPLRISELKERAAIAGAASCWENLAVTS, encoded by the coding sequence ATGACAACAAATAAATATGTTCTGGGTGTAGATATCGGCGGCTCGCACATTACTGCGGCGGTAATGGATATGGAAAGCAGGCTTATACTTGAAGATTCTTATACCCGTTGCCGCATTGATGCGCATGGAAAACCAGCAACAATTATTAACAACTGGAAAGCGGCTATTGATTTAGCTTACGGCAAAGCAGGACTGGAGATAGATAAGATTGGGATTGCCATGCCAGGGCCTTTTGATTATGAAAACGGGATATCGCACATTGCCGGTAACGATAAATACGAAGCTTTTTACGGCTTAAACGTAAAAGAAATGCTGGCCGGCGCTTTAGGCATTGAGGCGGGCAATATTTTAATGAAAAATGATGCAGCCTGCTTTTTAGCCGGCGAAATGTTTGCAGGCGCTGTTAAAGATTATGCCAACGTGATTGGGATTACCTTAGGTACTGGCCTGGGTTCGGCTGTGGCCGCTTATGGCAATACCCGCGATGCCAACCTCTGGTGCTCATCGTTTCAGGATGGCATTGCCGAAGATTACCTGTCTACCCGCTGGTTCTTAAAACGGTATTACCAGCTTACCGGTGTAAATATTATTGATGTAAAAAGTTTGACCGAACTGTACGATGAAAGCGAAACCATCAGGACCATTTTCGATGAATTTTCGCAGCACCTTGCCGCCTTTTTAATGCTGTTTTTACAAGATACCGAGGCCGACGTTATTGTGCTTGGTGGTAATATCAGCAATGCCTGGCCACGGTTTTTACCTAACGTATTGAAAGCGTTTAAAGCCAATAGCATCGAGGTACCCCTGCGCATTTCAGAACTGAAAGAGCGGGCTGCTATTGCCGGCGCAGCCAGTTGCTGGGAAAACCTGGCGGTAACCAGCTAA